A segment of the Agarivorans albus genome:
GCTTCCGAGCGCAGCGATATGCAACTATCACTAGCCACTATGATGGTGAATACTAACGATGCATTTACCGGGCTAAATGGTATTGATATTGGTGGCTTAATGGTGGGTGATAGCATGACCTACAGTTTGCCAGCCTATGATGCAGGAACCGAGCAAAACAGCGAAGCGGTGGGAACGATTCCTGGCCCAGCTGATGGCGGTGAAGGGTTTAACGCGGCACGTGATGATGTAATGAATAAAGTTTCGCGTCATCCCGGTCTAGTTACACAAGCCGACGACCCTGCGTCAGTATTGCTGCCAGATCATCGATTGTCTGGCACAGTGGGAAGAGTAGTGATTACTCGTACCAACTAGTGCAGAGAACACTACACCCGTACTTAGGTGCGGGTGAGTGCCTTACTCATTGTGGTCGTTCATTACAAGGAAAGGAGCCTATATGTCCCCGCGGATCCTGGTCATTGAAGACGACCACGATATTAATAACCTGATCACCATGAATCTAAACGACATGATGTATCAAGTAGAAAGCTGCGAGAATGGCGCGCAAGGCTATGCCAAAGCCAGCAGCGATAACTTCGACTTAATCGTGCTTGATTTAATGCTACCCGGCATGGACGGTTTAGACATTTGTCGACAACTTCGCGCCCAACAACACAATACGCCAATTTTAATGCTCACCGCACGCGACTCAGAGGCCGATCGGGTGGTGGGTTTAGAAATGGGCGCAGATGACTACCTCACTAAACCCTTTAGCGTGCGCGAGCTGCAAGCAAGAGTGAAAGCCATGTTGCGCCGCGTTGATATGCTAGTGCAAAGCCAGCAACAAACCGACGCTACTACCATGCAGTGGAAGGACTTATCCATCGACATTGGTCGTCGCCAAGTATCGGTGCGCAATCAGGCGGTGGAGCTTACCTCTACCGAGTTTGATTTACTGCTGCATCTGGCTAAATCACCGGGTTTAGTGTTCAGCCGAGCTCAGCTATTAGACCAAGTTTGGGGCTATAAACACAGCGGCTACGAGCACACCGTAAATTCGCATATCAATCGACTACGCACCAAGTTAGAAAGCGACCCTTCTAATCCTGAATACGTGCTAACTGTGTGGGGAGTAGGGTACAAGTTTAATGATGTTTAGGTTTATCAGTTCTTTTTACAGCAAGTTAATGCTGGCCGTGGTGGTGTGTTTTATTTTAGCGGGTGGCTTGTTACTGGGCTTGGCTCATCAAAGCTCGCAGCAGTATCAAAACGAAATTGAACAAAAACTGCATTTACAATTAGCCGAACATTTAGTTTACGAAAGCCAATTGTTTAAAGATGGAGAGCTTGATCCTAAAGCGATTAAGCAGGCTTTTCATTCGATGATGATCTTAGGCCCAAGTTTTGAGTTCTACATTCTTGATACCGCCGGCAAGGTGGTGACTTACTCAGCCGATCCCAGCAAAATCAAACGCAGACAATTAGATCTAAAGCCAATTCGAGATTTTATCGACGGGTCTAGAGCCATGCCAATTATTGGCGACGACCCTCGCTCTCCCTCAAGAAGTAAGATTTTTTCGGTGGCCGAAATTCGCGAAGGCAATAGCTTAAAAGGATATCTGTACATCATCATTGGTGGCGAGATCTACGACAGCGTTGCCGAGCTGCTGCAAAGCAGTCACATTATGAAATTAAGCATGCTGGGGCTTTTGTTCATTTTAGGTTTTAGCTTGTTAGTGGTATTTCTTATCTTCGGTTTGCTTACCAAACCACTGCGTCGCCTAGCCAAGGATATTGATCAGTTTCAGCATGTTGGTTTGGAGCAAACAGCCAACATTGCAGAGCATTGGCAAAATAACTCTCACGATGAAGTGCAAAAGCTAGGCGCTGCCTTTAGTGATATGGCCACCACTATTAAGGGCCAATATCAAAAGGTTAAAGACACCGACCAACTGCGCCGAGAGCTTATTTCTTATGTTTCTCACGACCTGCGAACACCGCTAGCATCACTGCAAGGATACTTAGAAACCTGGCAGTTAAAACACCGTGACTTATCTCCCGAAGAAGGTGAGCAGTTAATTAAAGTGGCATTAAGCAGTGCTCGTAAAACCTCTAGCTTGGTGGAGCAGCTATTTGAGCTGGCCCACCTTGATAGCGACCAAGCTACGATTAATGAAGAGTCAGTCGCAATTGCTGAATTAGCCCAGGACGTAATTCAAAAACTCGAGTTAGCTGCCCAGAAAAAACAGGTGGTAATGAGTGTGGAGCCGCAAGACCCATCCTTAGTTGCCTGCGCCGATATTCAACGTATTGAGCGAGTGTTTACCAACTTGTTGGAGAACTCGATCCGTCACTGCAGTGAAGGCGACGAGATTAAAGTAACAATCGACCAAGCAGAGCAGGGCAACAAATTAGCCATTACCGTAAGTGATACGGGCACAGGGATCCCTGCCGATGATTTACCGCATATCTTCGACGCCCACTATCGAGCAGCTAATCGAGCGAAAGATAAAAGCTCGCATGGCGGTTTAGGTTTGGCCATTGCTAAACGAATAGTGCAACTGCATCGTTCATCAATTAGCGTTGAGTCCACTTTAGGCGAAGGTACCCGTTTTTGTTTTACCCTAGATAAACCTATGTAATTCTGCACTTTTCACTGGGTTGGCGCTTATCGGTGTAGCCCAGTGAATGTTGATATATAGGCGTTGGTTTGTGCAGTTTTTAACTTCTTCTAGTTACTGCTTATTGCTCTATACAACTGCTGATTAAGCTATGCGTTCTGTGCATATATCTCCTGAGTTAAATTCATTAGTTTGAGGAAACAGAACTGCGTACACTCCGCGCTTCTTTTGGTTACCAGCAAATAAATCACCCTATGTTTTCGCAATCTATTCTGGCTCAAATGCTGAGAATGCTGCTGTTATTAAGCTTAACGCTGCTTGTTGTGCATCACTCGCCGGGCTTATTAAAGCTGTTGGCTGAACAGGCTATGAATAGCGGCTGCCACCAAATTAATGACGATGCATCGCAGCATCACTCTCACCACCATTCTCATCATTAAGTAAGAGGCTTGCATGAGTATTTTTCGCTTTCCGGCATTGGTTTGGCTAGGCATTGGCATTTTGGTTATCTCGCTTGGTATTCGCCAGTCCTTTGGTATTTTCATGATGCCAGTATCAGAGCACTTTCAATTAGGTAGAGAGTTTTTTAGCTTTGCCATTGCTTTGCAAAACCTGTTGTTTGGCATGTTCCAACCTTTTGTGGGTATGGCTGCAGATAAGTGGGGTGCAAAGCGAGTAATAGTGTTGGGAGCAGCAGCTTATGCAGTGGGTTTATATTTAAGCTCAATCGCCACGCTGCCTAGCATGTTGTATCTATCTTTGGGTGCATTAGTAGGGCTTGGGCTTAGTGCCACGAGCTATGTGATTGTATTGGGCGCAGTGGCTAAAGTTGTGCCAGCAAAACATGCTGTAAAGGCTTTTGGCTTAACTACTGCGGCAGGCTCCTTTGGTATGTTTGCAATGATTCCCGGCGCGCAACTTATGCTAAGCCAAATGGGCTGGCAGCAAGCCCTGCAAGCTTTTGCTTTGTTATGCGCCTTAATGGTGGCGTTTGCTATGTTTATGAAAACCGCTAAACCTAGCACTGCAGATCAAGCGGTAGTAGACGAAAAGCAAACCCTTAAAGAGTCCTTACAAGAGGCGTTTTCCCATAAAGGTTATTGGCTTATTCATGCTGGTTTTTTTGTTTGTGGTTTTCATGTGATGTTTATTGCGACTCACCTGCCTAGTTACCTCGCCGATAAAAACTTAAGTGCCACAACCGGGGCCATGGCTTTAGCCTATGTGGGGATCTTCAATATTTTTGGCTCGTATTTTTGGGGCGTAATGGGCGACAGATTTAGTAAGCGCCATGTTATGTCGGCCTTGTATCTTATGAGAACAGTGGTCATCGCTGGTTTTGTCAGTTTGCCGGTGACCGAGAGCACAGCAGCATTATTTGGTGGCGCTATTGGCTTTTGTTGGTTAGGTACTGTGCCGCTTACCTCGGGTTTGGTTAGGCAAATATTTGGCGCTCGCTACTTATCTACTTTGTATGGCTTAGTGTTTTTTACTCATCAAATTGGCAGTTTTTTAGGTGCCTGGGTAGGTGGGCGTATTTACGATTATTACGGCTCTTACGAACCTATTTGGTGGTCAACTGTGGCATTGGCCTTTATCGCTGCACTGATTCATTTGCCGATTAATGATAAACCGGTAATGCGTTTGGCCGCTGCGAGTTAAGCCTGTCTGAATATGTAACTGAACATAAGTGAGGTAAAGCTTGAAAGTTAACTTCTTGCTACAGGGGCAGGAGGTTAACTTAGCTGAGTTTGTTATGTGCAGTTGTCAAAATAAACTCCAAAAATAGCCGCAATCAAAACAACCAAGCCAATATATAGAATTCGATTTTTCCAGCGTGCTTTACGAGACAGCAGATAATAGCTCTCACTTTTTTCTGGCTTAAACCAAGCACCAGATTCACATACCTGCACCAAGTGAGACACTCTCACCGGATAATAGCCATACTCTGTATGGCTCGACCAGCTAACTTCCGGAGAGAAGTGTACTGGAAATTCTAATTCTTCAAGATTTAAATCGAACTTGTCTTGAAGAGCTTCGATAATTTCCCAAGCATCGTCACCAGATATGCCGTAATCATCTTCAATAATATCGCCGACTGATATCTCAGCTACATCTAAGCCGGAGTGATGGGCAATAATCCTTTTTACTTCAAGTTCAATATTCATTCACTACAACACATAACGCCTTGTTAGATTTCCTTAATGACTCGGGCTGGGTTACCACCGACAATTACGTTGTTAGGAAAACTCTTCGTCACGACAGAGCCAGAAGCAACTACAACATTATCTCCTAACACTACCCCGGGGTTGATAGTTGCATGACCACCAATCCAACAATTGTTCCCAATGGTAACTGGTTTCGCAAACTCAACTCCGCTATTACGTTCAATTGGGTCAATCGGATGGCAAGCTGTGTAAATACCAACTTGAGGTCCAATAAAACAGTTGTCGCCAATTTTAACTTCTGCGCAATCCAAAATTACACAGCCAAAATTCACGTAAAAGTTATCTCCAATGTTTATATTTTTTCCGTAGTCACAGTTAAAAGTTGGCTCTATTTTAATATCGCCACTTATATGACCAAATAGGTCGTTAAGCAGTTTGAACCTCTCTGATTTTTGTTCTCTGCTTGTCCTATTATATTCAGCGGTAATTTTTCTCGCATTTGCACGCATCTTCGACAGTAATTCATCGCTCGGGTCATAAATTTCACCCGAAATCATCTTATCTAACTCACTCATACTACTTCCTAAAATCGAAAAGGTTCATAGAAATATAACGCCCAGAAAATGGGCGAGAGCAGCGGTTTCGTCGCGTCGTGGCACTTCTCCCGCAAGGAGCGTAGCGACGAGTTCTTGATTATTTTGTTTGTTAGGCAACGCTAGATAACCCATGCGCCCGACTCTCCCTCAAAAGAGATTTGCATACACTCGAACTGATCAGAATTGTCGCTGAGGTATATTTCCAGCCCACCGGCCAGGCTGATGACAATGGTTCTGTTGTTTGGGACTTTATACTCAGTCACTTCAACATTCATAACTTCAAAAAACTCAGGAGAAGGCCATTCGCCCTCACGCCAATTCCCAACCACTTCACCATTCCGAACGAGTTCAACGGGTGACTGAATGGCAAAGTTAACATCACCAAACGAGAAATGAAGGTCGAACTGCCCTACGCGTATTTGCGTAGTAACCTGTCCAACCATTTTCGAAAGATCGAGTTCTTGAGGGATACGATACATAGTTTCTTAACGCTCATACTTAAACTGCTTATGGCTTTTACAATTTGCTTAGCCGTTAATAATAAAGTTATAGACCTAAACACATGCTCTATTATTCTGAGCAATGATGCACATCAGGCGCTTTATGGTTTTGTTTAAAGTCACACTCGCACTTTTGATAATTAAAGCTACCACCTTGGTCTAAGCAATTATCTATTTTAGATCCTCCGCATGAGGAGAGTGATACTACAAATAAGCTTAATATTAGTATTCTCACCAATACTCTCCAGAGACATGTAATATTTACATACTGTTACTTTGCAGCTAGTAGGCGACTGTGTATCGCTGAACTAGCGAGTATCAAAAAACTTGAACAATCATACAGTAAGCTGGCTCAAGGTATAACAGCGTCAGGTCAAGATTACGACATGCTTTACTCCTTCCTTCATTATCGCCGAGTCGCGGAAGTGACAAGCGATTAAGCTGAGCACTGTTTGAGCGTAGCGAGTTGCGCAGGCGCGCTTGCCACTGAGCAACGAAGGATAAAGATAATGCAGGGCGACCTTTCTTTTTGCTTCGTTTTTCTTTGGTCGCCAAAGAAAAATGACGTCGCCGAGAGGCGAAATTCGGCACCACGGCCAAAGGAAAATAGCAACACCTTAACTAGCTTTGAGACAAAAACATTGAGTTATTCAAACTTTATTGTCCTACGAAAAAAGACACTAATACTAAAAAAGGCCGCTTAACTAGCGGCCTTTGTCTGCTTGTTCGATACCCTGACAACTCAACTTATGGGTTGTAGTTATCGTGAGTATTGGTCAATTTGTAGAAAGTGACTTTTGCGTAGTCGCTATCGTTACTGCTGTTGTCTTGCAGGTAGATACCGGCTTTAAAGTACATGTAGTTGCTGGAATCATCGTAACCACTGCCAGACATGTTGATAGTTTTGCTGGCGAGCTGGCTGCCATTTTGGCTGATCTTGGCAGTAAGTGCGTCGCCATTCACCGTAATGGTATAAGAGAACTCTTCGTTCAAGGCGATACCGCTTGATGGGTTAGAGGTGCTGTTTAAATCACCGTTTGAACTCACCATGCTGCCTAGTAGGTTGTACCACGTTTCGTTACCACCGTCTGATTTCGACGTTTCGTGGGCAAAGTAAATAGCGCCATTACTGTTACCCGGTAGTTTGTGGTAGTAAAGGCGGATAGGTTCGTTGCCTTCTGCATGAATTTGCCCAATTACAATTCGGCCCACTTGCTCGTTGTTTGAGCTTGTTGTGGTGACGTGATTTACCGCAAGGGTGGCGTCTAGTACGCCATCAATGCCGCCAAAAGCGCTTTGGCTGCTGCTTGGAATACTTGAAAACGCCCAGTTATTGTCTTTACCACTAGTAGAATACGAGGTGTTTCCGCGGCGTAGCATTTCGCGTAATTCGGTGCGTACATATTTGGTACCACTAGAGGTTGTTACCCCTTTAACTGGCGTGTAAAACACCATACCGCCGTCGCTGCCGGTGTAGAAGTAGCTATCTTCGTAACTTGCCGCTAGCTCTACTTCTTTAATTGAAGTGGCGTAACCGTCGCCTTCATCTACTGGAATGCTTAGGTACCAGTCCAATAGATCAAAATTGCCAGAAGGTGCTTTAGACGCATCAAGATTGTGGTCACCGCCGCCGCTACCGCCACCTGAGCCGCCGCCAGATGTATCATCGGTTCTGGTTAGCTCCCATTGCTGGTTAATGTTGCCGCTGCTTGATGTCCAAAGGTAGAGTGATTGACGCAGTGCGGCGCCGCCATTGCCA
Coding sequences within it:
- a CDS encoding sugar O-acetyltransferase encodes the protein MSELDKMISGEIYDPSDELLSKMRANARKITAEYNRTSREQKSERFKLLNDLFGHISGDIKIEPTFNCDYGKNINIGDNFYVNFGCVILDCAEVKIGDNCFIGPQVGIYTACHPIDPIERNSGVEFAKPVTIGNNCWIGGHATINPGVVLGDNVVVASGSVVTKSFPNNVIVGGNPARVIKEI
- a CDS encoding MFS transporter, with the translated sequence MSIFRFPALVWLGIGILVISLGIRQSFGIFMMPVSEHFQLGREFFSFAIALQNLLFGMFQPFVGMAADKWGAKRVIVLGAAAYAVGLYLSSIATLPSMLYLSLGALVGLGLSATSYVIVLGAVAKVVPAKHAVKAFGLTTAAGSFGMFAMIPGAQLMLSQMGWQQALQAFALLCALMVAFAMFMKTAKPSTADQAVVDEKQTLKESLQEAFSHKGYWLIHAGFFVCGFHVMFIATHLPSYLADKNLSATTGAMALAYVGIFNIFGSYFWGVMGDRFSKRHVMSALYLMRTVVIAGFVSLPVTESTAALFGGAIGFCWLGTVPLTSGLVRQIFGARYLSTLYGLVFFTHQIGSFLGAWVGGRIYDYYGSYEPIWWSTVALAFIAALIHLPINDKPVMRLAAAS
- a CDS encoding polysaccharide lyase family 7 protein, with translation MKPIDKCTDSNKTLVNGKALKKSLCFVVLALSSSLATAATFNMQKMETGYSIDGNGGAVEGQQLYLWTTKTTNVNQNWVQISHGSGYYSYKKEGTSLCWDGGTGGAKRQAVTLEVCDSSNYDQHWKKVKVTSGTEIYRFEKRNAPGFSIDGNGGAALRQSLYLWTSSSGNINQQWELTRTDDTSGGGSGGGSGGGDHNLDASKAPSGNFDLLDWYLSIPVDEGDGYATSIKEVELAASYEDSYFYTGSDGGMVFYTPVKGVTTSSGTKYVRTELREMLRRGNTSYSTSGKDNNWAFSSIPSSSQSAFGGIDGVLDATLAVNHVTTTSSNNEQVGRIVIGQIHAEGNEPIRLYYHKLPGNSNGAIYFAHETSKSDGGNETWYNLLGSMVSSNGDLNSTSNPSSGIALNEEFSYTITVNGDALTAKISQNGSQLASKTINMSGSGYDDSSNYMYFKAGIYLQDNSSNDSDYAKVTFYKLTNTHDNYNP
- a CDS encoding sensor histidine kinase gives rise to the protein MMFRFISSFYSKLMLAVVVCFILAGGLLLGLAHQSSQQYQNEIEQKLHLQLAEHLVYESQLFKDGELDPKAIKQAFHSMMILGPSFEFYILDTAGKVVTYSADPSKIKRRQLDLKPIRDFIDGSRAMPIIGDDPRSPSRSKIFSVAEIREGNSLKGYLYIIIGGEIYDSVAELLQSSHIMKLSMLGLLFILGFSLLVVFLIFGLLTKPLRRLAKDIDQFQHVGLEQTANIAEHWQNNSHDEVQKLGAAFSDMATTIKGQYQKVKDTDQLRRELISYVSHDLRTPLASLQGYLETWQLKHRDLSPEEGEQLIKVALSSARKTSSLVEQLFELAHLDSDQATINEESVAIAELAQDVIQKLELAAQKKQVVMSVEPQDPSLVACADIQRIERVFTNLLENSIRHCSEGDEIKVTIDQAEQGNKLAITVSDTGTGIPADDLPHIFDAHYRAANRAKDKSSHGGLGLAIAKRIVQLHRSSISVESTLGEGTRFCFTLDKPM
- a CDS encoding spondin domain-containing protein gives rise to the protein MAISSFSKRALAVAVMAAGLSACGSDDEKIVVVEPDTLEYEVTIYNDTSAQPLSPAVVGIHSATMSLWTLGTSASVPLETMAEGGDASDIAAMFTGDNVAVTGAGAIGPGAYETLMISASERSDMQLSLATMMVNTNDAFTGLNGIDIGGLMVGDSMTYSLPAYDAGTEQNSEAVGTIPGPADGGEGFNAARDDVMNKVSRHPGLVTQADDPASVLLPDHRLSGTVGRVVITRTN
- a CDS encoding acyl carrier protein, with protein sequence MNIELEVKRIIAHHSGLDVAEISVGDIIEDDYGISGDDAWEIIEALQDKFDLNLEELEFPVHFSPEVSWSSHTEYGYYPVRVSHLVQVCESGAWFKPEKSESYYLLSRKARWKNRILYIGLVVLIAAIFGVYFDNCT
- a CDS encoding response regulator transcription factor gives rise to the protein MSPRILVIEDDHDINNLITMNLNDMMYQVESCENGAQGYAKASSDNFDLIVLDLMLPGMDGLDICRQLRAQQHNTPILMLTARDSEADRVVGLEMGADDYLTKPFSVRELQARVKAMLRRVDMLVQSQQQTDATTMQWKDLSIDIGRRQVSVRNQAVELTSTEFDLLLHLAKSPGLVFSRAQLLDQVWGYKHSGYEHTVNSHINRLRTKLESDPSNPEYVLTVWGVGYKFNDV